Proteins encoded by one window of Cylindrospermum stagnale PCC 7417:
- a CDS encoding metal ABC transporter solute-binding protein, Zn/Mn family gives MKDSARLITGNSRHSILDFRFTPCLKTGALNNFLRATLLALTFGFVGCGNQVVNTSVTQATQPTKVNKNLPQVVATSSVLCDLTKQVAGNTINLTCLISAGANPHTYQPKPEDRKAIEQAKLIFYSGYNFEPSLLKIIKATKNPAPKIAVGQLAVPQPQKVLKKGKKVADPHLWHNAKNTIRMVEVINRNLGKLAPSNAKNYRSKSKQITNELTQLDSWIKLRIASIPDKQRTLVTTDNALGYYVKAYGLAYAGTLKAVNTNAKLTDIRERDLVENIQKAQVPTIFAKTTINPDLIESIATKAEVRVSKRELYTDGLGKPGSDGETYQKMMAANTRTIVEGLGGTYLKFEPRL, from the coding sequence GTGAAAGATAGTGCCCGCTTAATTACTGGTAATTCCCGCCACTCAATTTTGGATTTTAGATTCACCCCATGCCTCAAGACAGGGGCGCTAAACAACTTCTTACGCGCCACCCTTTTGGCACTCACATTTGGATTTGTTGGCTGTGGAAATCAAGTAGTAAATACCTCCGTCACCCAGGCTACTCAGCCCACTAAGGTGAACAAAAATCTTCCCCAAGTTGTGGCAACTAGCAGCGTGCTATGTGACTTAACCAAACAGGTTGCGGGGAATACAATTAACCTCACCTGCTTAATTTCCGCTGGTGCAAACCCCCACACTTATCAACCAAAACCAGAAGACCGCAAAGCCATTGAGCAAGCTAAACTTATTTTTTATAGTGGCTATAATTTTGAACCAAGTTTGCTCAAAATAATTAAAGCGACTAAAAACCCTGCGCCCAAAATAGCCGTTGGTCAACTTGCAGTGCCTCAGCCACAAAAAGTTCTAAAAAAAGGCAAGAAAGTCGCCGATCCTCATCTTTGGCATAATGCCAAAAATACTATCAGAATGGTAGAAGTAATTAATCGCAATCTGGGAAAATTAGCACCCAGTAATGCTAAAAATTATCGTAGTAAGAGCAAACAAATTACCAATGAACTAACCCAACTAGATAGCTGGATCAAGTTGAGAATTGCCAGTATTCCCGACAAGCAGCGCACATTAGTTACAACCGATAATGCACTGGGTTATTATGTCAAAGCTTATGGTCTTGCTTATGCAGGAACTTTAAAAGCTGTTAACACCAACGCAAAACTAACAGATATACGAGAGAGAGATTTAGTTGAAAATATTCAAAAGGCTCAAGTGCCGACAATTTTTGCCAAAACAACAATTAACCCCGATCTGATTGAGTCTATAGCCACAAAAGCAGAAGTGAGAGTTTCAAAAAGGGAACTTTATACTGATGGATTAGGTAAACCCGGAAGCGATGGGGAAACCTATCAAAAAATGATGGCGGCCAATACACGAACAATTGTTGAAGGTTTGGGAGGAACTTACCTAAAATTTGAGCCGAGGTTATGA
- a CDS encoding WD40 repeat domain-containing protein, with product MNSTTNKSKEFEQLYSGTLADYVTAIAWKPQGKTLAATSAAGEVVLWDDGELTTLQTGNGKSVDCVAFSPDGKFLAVGGQDGLLKIWRENELIATLENAPAWVDKLAWSHTKNLLAFSLGRYVQVWDADTSEIVITLNFENSSVLGIDWRPDGQYLAISGYQGVKIWDTQNWDDEPYVLSMPTVSVAMAWSPDGKYLASGNMDRSVTVLEWENPDPWVMRGFPGKIRQLAWSEATSKQSAPLLASSSVEGIVVWEKSEDESLGWESRILTNHVDVINAIAFAPKSFLLASAAADGWLCLWNKAQEVSQIITGVSAGFSTLAWHPSQGGETPNQPNQGGETPPLLAAGGEQGELLIWSKVLPGQGFKRS from the coding sequence ATGAACTCTACCACCAACAAATCTAAAGAATTTGAACAACTCTATTCAGGCACGCTTGCAGATTATGTAACAGCGATCGCCTGGAAACCACAAGGTAAAACCTTAGCAGCAACTTCCGCTGCTGGAGAAGTTGTGTTGTGGGATGATGGCGAACTCACCACCTTGCAGACTGGAAACGGTAAATCAGTAGACTGCGTAGCCTTTTCCCCAGATGGTAAATTTTTAGCTGTTGGCGGACAGGATGGACTCTTGAAAATTTGGCGAGAAAACGAATTAATCGCCACTTTAGAAAATGCCCCCGCTTGGGTTGACAAGCTAGCTTGGAGTCACACCAAGAACCTACTAGCTTTTAGTTTGGGGCGATACGTCCAAGTGTGGGATGCCGATACATCAGAGATTGTCATCACCTTAAATTTTGAAAACTCCTCAGTCTTGGGTATTGATTGGCGACCTGATGGGCAATATCTAGCTATTAGCGGCTATCAAGGTGTCAAAATTTGGGACACTCAAAACTGGGATGACGAACCATACGTACTCTCGATGCCTACTGTCAGTGTAGCTATGGCTTGGTCGCCTGATGGTAAATATCTAGCTTCCGGGAACATGGATCGCAGCGTTACCGTTTTGGAGTGGGAGAACCCCGACCCTTGGGTAATGCGTGGCTTCCCTGGGAAAATTCGTCAATTGGCATGGTCAGAAGCTACCAGCAAACAAAGTGCGCCTCTTCTTGCTTCCTCTAGCGTGGAGGGGATTGTGGTGTGGGAGAAGTCAGAGGATGAATCATTGGGTTGGGAATCGCGAATTTTAACTAATCATGTCGATGTGATAAATGCGATCGCCTTTGCACCCAAAAGCTTCCTACTCGCCTCCGCCGCAGCTGATGGCTGGTTGTGTTTGTGGAACAAAGCCCAGGAAGTATCCCAAATTATCACAGGTGTTTCCGCCGGCTTTTCTACCCTAGCTTGGCATCCCAGTCAGGGCGGGGAGACCCCGAATCAGCCAAATCAGGGCGGGGAGACCCCGCCCCTACTCGCCGCAGGTGGAGAACAAGGCGAACTACTCATTTGGTCAAAAGTATTACCAGGTCAAGGTTTCAAACGTAGTTAA
- a CDS encoding CobW family GTP-binding protein: MIAAETSNSVPVTVLTGYLGAGKTTLLNHILTYEHGKKVAVIVNEFGEVGIDNQLVIDADEEIFEMNNGCICCTVRGDLIRIIGNLMKRRDKFDHLVIETTGLADPAPVIQSFFVDEDLQNKMSLDAVVTVVDAKHIWQHWEADEAQEQIAFADVILLNKTDLVTPEVLEELEKRIRAMNAIAKIYRTHNSELAMDALLGVKAFDLDRALEIDPNFLGEDAHVHDESVFSVALVEKGALDGEKLNDWIGELLRTQGPDIFRMKGILNIAGEDNRFVFQGVHMIFDGKPDRPWKDSETRKNELVFIGRNLDEAQLKQDFLACLA; this comes from the coding sequence ATGATTGCTGCGGAAACATCGAATTCAGTACCTGTAACCGTTTTAACTGGCTATTTAGGAGCAGGCAAAACAACCCTACTCAATCACATTCTCACTTACGAACACGGCAAAAAAGTTGCTGTGATCGTTAATGAATTTGGGGAAGTGGGCATTGATAATCAACTAGTTATTGATGCGGACGAAGAAATCTTTGAAATGAATAACGGCTGCATCTGCTGTACAGTACGGGGCGACTTGATTCGGATCATTGGCAACTTGATGAAGCGGCGTGATAAATTTGACCATTTAGTAATTGAAACGACTGGACTAGCTGACCCTGCCCCTGTGATTCAGTCGTTTTTTGTAGATGAAGATTTGCAAAATAAAATGTCTCTCGATGCAGTAGTCACGGTGGTGGATGCCAAGCATATCTGGCAACATTGGGAAGCAGACGAAGCACAAGAGCAGATTGCCTTTGCCGATGTGATTTTACTAAATAAAACAGATTTAGTCACGCCAGAAGTTTTAGAAGAATTAGAAAAACGGATTCGGGCGATGAATGCGATCGCTAAAATCTACCGCACCCACAATTCTGAACTAGCAATGGATGCTTTGTTAGGCGTCAAAGCCTTTGATTTAGACCGTGCTTTGGAAATTGATCCAAACTTCTTAGGAGAAGATGCCCACGTACATGACGAAAGCGTCTTTTCTGTAGCTTTAGTCGAAAAAGGCGCATTAGATGGGGAAAAATTAAACGATTGGATTGGCGAGTTACTGCGTACCCAAGGGCCAGATATCTTCCGCATGAAAGGCATTTTGAACATCGCCGGCGAAGATAATCGCTTTGTCTTTCAAGGAGTACACATGATATTTGATGGTAAACCAGATCGCCCTTGGAAAGACAGCGAAACCCGGAAAAATGAATTAGTTTTCATCGGTCGCAATCTGGATGAAGCCCAACTCAAGCAAGATTTTCTCGCCTGTCTAGCTTAA
- a CDS encoding alpha/beta fold hydrolase yields MSTRFLNVPASTGFGGVIEEYLWNWENQELGVIYETLGQGSPLLLLPAFSTVSSRLEMGELAKLLAPHFQVVAVDWPGFGESDRANLDYKPALYHQFLADFVRFAFKMPISVVAAGHAAGYVLQLAFRQPDVFSRIVLAAPTWRGPLPTMGASQQIAGMVRGLVRSPLLGQAIYQLNTSPSFLSFMYGRHVFTDATKLTPSFIKQKWQTTQIPGARFGSAAFVTGNIDPVRDQSEFLTLVRSLPAGRSPSLPAGRSPSPTAGRSPSLSIPLKVIIGESSPPKSRLEMDALAALPNVSSVVIPGSLGLHEEYPDVLAEAILPFLKGLS; encoded by the coding sequence ATGTCTACAAGATTTTTAAATGTCCCTGCTAGTACCGGCTTTGGGGGCGTAATTGAAGAATATCTCTGGAATTGGGAAAATCAGGAATTGGGTGTGATTTATGAAACCCTTGGCCAAGGTTCTCCACTATTGCTCCTCCCAGCTTTCAGCACCGTTTCCTCACGATTAGAAATGGGTGAACTCGCTAAATTACTAGCTCCCCATTTTCAAGTTGTCGCCGTAGATTGGCCGGGTTTTGGGGAATCTGACCGAGCGAATTTAGATTATAAACCAGCTTTATATCACCAATTTTTGGCGGATTTCGTCAGATTTGCGTTTAAAATGCCCATTAGCGTGGTCGCTGCTGGTCATGCGGCTGGTTATGTGTTGCAGCTAGCTTTTAGGCAACCAGATGTATTTTCACGGATTGTGTTAGCGGCCCCCACTTGGCGCGGCCCTTTGCCGACAATGGGCGCAAGTCAACAGATAGCTGGTATGGTGAGGGGATTGGTGCGATCGCCACTTCTCGGTCAAGCAATCTATCAACTCAACACCTCCCCCTCTTTCTTAAGTTTTATGTACGGTCGCCACGTCTTCACCGATGCGACTAAACTCACACCCAGTTTCATCAAACAGAAATGGCAAACAACGCAAATACCGGGAGCGAGATTCGGTTCTGCTGCCTTTGTCACAGGCAATATTGATCCTGTCCGCGACCAATCCGAGTTTCTCACACTTGTGCGATCGCTTCCAGCGGGGCGTAGCCCATCACTTCCAGCGGGGCGTAGCCCATCGCCTACGGCGGGGCGAAGCCCATCGCTATCTATCCCCCTAAAAGTCATCATTGGGGAATCCAGCCCCCCCAAATCACGGCTAGAGATGGATGCCTTAGCAGCGTTACCAAATGTTAGCAGTGTCGTGATTCCTGGTTCCTTAGGACTGCATGAAGAATATCCAGATGTTTTGGCAGAAGCAATACTGCCTTTTTTAAAAGGGTTATCATAG
- a CDS encoding SufE family protein produces MSSTIDSLPPALAKIVQRFQRAAEPKRRYEQLIWYAQKLPAFPESDKVPENKVPGCVSQVYVTAALDDGKVAFQGDSDSQLTKGLVGLLMEGLNGLTPTEIVQLAPDFIQETGLNVSLTPSRANGFYNIFKTMQKKALECKLDISN; encoded by the coding sequence ATGTCCTCAACTATTGATTCCCTACCCCCAGCGCTTGCTAAAATTGTCCAACGCTTTCAACGCGCTGCTGAACCAAAGCGCCGCTATGAACAGCTAATTTGGTATGCTCAGAAGCTGCCGGCGTTTCCAGAATCTGATAAAGTCCCAGAAAACAAAGTTCCTGGTTGCGTTTCTCAGGTTTATGTTACCGCAGCGCTAGATGATGGCAAGGTGGCGTTTCAGGGCGATTCTGATTCTCAGTTAACCAAAGGGTTAGTAGGGCTGTTGATGGAAGGGTTAAATGGTCTAACACCCACAGAAATTGTCCAACTCGCCCCAGATTTTATTCAAGAAACTGGTTTAAATGTCAGTTTGACACCTTCCCGCGCTAATGGGTTTTATAATATTTTCAAAACTATGCAAAAAAAAGCTTTGGAATGCAAGTTAGATATTTCTAATTAA
- the psaK gene encoding photosystem I reaction center subunit PsaK codes for MFTSTLLAAVPSNLEWSPTIGIIMILANILAIAIGKFTINYPSTEPALPAANFFGGFGLPAVLATTSFGHILGAGIILGLHNIGRI; via the coding sequence GTGTTTACCTCAACATTACTCGCTGCTGTGCCCTCAAACCTGGAATGGAGTCCCACCATTGGCATTATTATGATTCTTGCCAATATTTTGGCGATCGCTATTGGCAAATTTACCATTAACTATCCCAGCACAGAACCAGCCTTACCCGCAGCCAATTTCTTTGGTGGTTTTGGTTTACCAGCCGTACTCGCAACTACCTCCTTTGGGCATATCTTAGGAGCAGGCATCATTTTAGGGCTGCATAACATCGGCAGAATCTAA
- a CDS encoding metallophosphoesterase family protein, giving the protein MNKWAILSGIEGNLAAYEAVLADIKRQGDVEALYILGDLVGPREEAEKLVERLQNPQPGELEPLICKGWWEEQCLILHGLGMTGEATELLAKYGGDTVKLLWDFVSRPTVQWLRNLDFGFSELDCLLIHGSTVSVDEELTPATPPIQMLDRLSRMQVNNLFCGRSGLAFQYQLQAGSISTGVTTLDSPASPETVEISSRQVIGVGNVGRKLGEAIYTLYTPDTNFVEFQTVRYGVGKGFQGKSVKAVLS; this is encoded by the coding sequence ATGAATAAATGGGCGATTTTGAGCGGAATTGAGGGTAATTTGGCGGCTTATGAAGCTGTGTTGGCTGATATTAAGCGTCAAGGTGATGTAGAGGCTTTGTATATTCTGGGCGATTTGGTGGGTCCAAGAGAAGAAGCTGAGAAATTGGTGGAACGGTTGCAAAACCCTCAACCTGGTGAGTTAGAACCGCTGATTTGTAAGGGTTGGTGGGAAGAACAGTGTTTGATTTTGCATGGTTTGGGGATGACTGGGGAAGCTACTGAGTTATTAGCCAAATATGGGGGAGACACAGTTAAGTTGCTGTGGGATTTTGTTTCTCGTCCGACTGTACAATGGTTGAGAAATTTAGACTTTGGTTTTTCTGAACTGGATTGTTTGTTAATTCACGGTTCAACGGTATCTGTTGATGAAGAACTGACGCCGGCAACTCCTCCTATCCAAATGCTTGACCGTTTGTCGCGGATGCAAGTTAATAACTTGTTTTGTGGTCGTTCTGGTTTGGCGTTTCAATATCAACTGCAAGCAGGTTCTATAAGTACGGGGGTGACAACTCTTGATAGTCCAGCATCTCCCGAAACTGTAGAAATTTCGTCGCGTCAAGTTATCGGTGTGGGTAATGTGGGGCGAAAATTGGGGGAAGCGATTTATACTCTCTACACTCCAGACACAAATTTTGTGGAATTCCAAACTGTTCGCTATGGTGTCGGTAAAGGATTTCAGGGAAAGTCAGTTAAAGCAGTTTTATCCTAG
- a CDS encoding metallophosphoesterase family protein yields MKIAVMSCIHGNSEALDAVLLDIDQEKAEKIFCLGDLVGYGPHPNAVVTKIRSLNIPTCVGCWDEDIVEGLNACDCSYPSLLAEKRGKIAHEWTNNQINPENREFLAQLPHSLHEGNLAFVHGSPHSNHEYLLPELDAFAALERVLSTDADVLFCGHTHVPYVRNLDAGSLQVRVKGEGIEEQKINFNTPLKQIINVGSVGEPRHGRPNATYVIYDTDNQAVKLREVPYNYQKTCAAIIEQGLPAIFAWRLSQGLEYAERADDPTHVCTK; encoded by the coding sequence GTGAAAATCGCTGTGATGTCGTGTATTCATGGCAACTCTGAAGCCTTGGATGCAGTTTTATTAGATATCGACCAAGAAAAAGCTGAAAAAATCTTTTGTCTAGGCGATTTAGTCGGATATGGGCCACATCCAAATGCCGTAGTGACAAAAATTCGTTCCCTAAATATCCCCACCTGCGTCGGCTGTTGGGATGAAGATATCGTTGAGGGACTGAATGCTTGCGATTGCAGTTATCCCTCGTTATTAGCTGAGAAACGCGGCAAAATAGCCCACGAATGGACAAATAACCAAATTAATCCAGAAAACCGCGAATTTCTGGCCCAATTACCCCATAGTTTGCATGAGGGAAATTTAGCTTTTGTCCACGGAAGTCCCCACAGCAACCACGAGTATTTATTACCTGAACTCGATGCTTTTGCCGCCTTAGAGCGAGTACTTTCTACAGATGCAGATGTGCTTTTTTGTGGTCATACCCATGTGCCTTATGTGCGTAACTTGGATGCAGGTAGTTTGCAAGTTCGTGTTAAAGGTGAGGGTATAGAAGAACAGAAAATAAACTTTAATACACCTCTGAAGCAGATTATCAATGTGGGTTCGGTGGGTGAACCACGGCATGGGCGACCAAATGCCACTTATGTAATTTACGACACAGATAATCAAGCCGTGAAGTTGCGAGAAGTGCCTTACAACTATCAGAAAACCTGTGCAGCAATTATCGAACAGGGTTTACCTGCAATTTTTGCTTGGCGTTTGTCCCAAGGTTTGGAATATGCAGAACGGGCTGATGACCCAACTCATGTTTGTACTAAGTAG
- a CDS encoding GTP-binding protein: MTIPIITVVAGPAGCGKTTWICQELPKNAVVENIIYFSPGTGTVPIDQTRLAAEFPEVKVFGDGQEREFFNQLAAAENTYIELGFYLELGVIQQILDNLPYRAIAILPPHLKNSEYHPWAEKIVPGADIDTSIAQNQVWRGITSSQVCDEDSLQEFWYEITQGAYGQVSRAKGIFEVADGRAIYGDFVAGVPATDFLELDLPRHLEGRPQRFSGIEVWGQNLDESAIKQTLQDCYLSEAAIKQYQEQVKQILMEEPIE, encoded by the coding sequence ATGACTATACCAATAATTACCGTTGTTGCTGGCCCGGCTGGCTGCGGAAAAACCACTTGGATTTGCCAAGAGTTGCCAAAAAACGCCGTTGTGGAAAATATAATTTATTTCAGTCCAGGTACTGGCACTGTTCCCATTGACCAAACGCGCCTAGCTGCGGAATTTCCTGAGGTGAAAGTTTTTGGTGATGGGCAAGAAAGGGAGTTTTTCAACCAGCTAGCAGCAGCAGAGAATACTTATATTGAACTAGGGTTTTACTTAGAATTAGGAGTAATCCAGCAAATATTAGATAATTTACCTTATCGTGCGATCGCAATTCTGCCACCACACCTCAAAAATTCTGAATATCATCCTTGGGCAGAAAAAATTGTCCCAGGTGCAGATATTGACACCAGCATTGCCCAAAACCAAGTTTGGCGGGGGATAACCAGCAGTCAAGTCTGCGACGAAGACAGTTTACAAGAGTTTTGGTATGAAATCACCCAAGGCGCTTACGGTCAAGTTAGCCGTGCTAAAGGTATTTTTGAAGTCGCCGACGGACGGGCAATTTACGGTGATTTTGTCGCCGGAGTACCAGCCACCGATTTTTTAGAATTAGACCTACCACGCCATTTAGAAGGCAGACCACAGCGTTTTAGTGGTATAGAAGTGTGGGGGCAAAACCTAGATGAATCTGCAATTAAACAAACCTTACAAGATTGCTATTTGTCAGAAGCAGCCATTAAACAATACCAAGAACAAGTCAAACAAATTCTGATGGAGGAACCCATAGAGTGA
- a CDS encoding Uma2 family endonuclease — protein MSLTVQDLEKMQADYPDYRMELVDGSIVVMSPSGYESEEVGTEFARILGNWVRPRKLGRVVGSSAGFRLPNSDLRAPDVSFVRAEKLKRSTEDYAELVPDLVVEVRSKTDSLDKLREKIQEFISLGTQIGILINPKIRIMEVYRAGEKVIFGDGDVLTLPDLLPGWEVAVADIWSPIFE, from the coding sequence ATGTCTTTGACCGTCCAAGACCTGGAGAAAATGCAGGCAGATTATCCCGACTATCGCATGGAATTAGTGGATGGGAGCATAGTTGTCATGAGTCCATCAGGTTATGAGTCTGAAGAAGTAGGAACTGAGTTTGCCCGAATTTTGGGTAATTGGGTTAGACCGCGCAAATTGGGGCGTGTGGTTGGTTCCAGTGCTGGTTTTAGATTACCGAACTCAGATTTACGTGCGCCTGATGTGTCTTTTGTCAGGGCCGAGAAACTGAAACGTTCGACGGAAGATTACGCCGAATTGGTTCCTGATTTGGTGGTGGAGGTAAGGTCTAAAACAGATTCTCTCGACAAACTCCGCGAAAAGATTCAGGAATTTATCAGCTTGGGTACGCAAATCGGTATTTTGATTAACCCTAAAATTAGAATTATGGAAGTCTACCGTGCTGGTGAGAAAGTGATATTTGGGGATGGTGATGTGCTGACTCTCCCTGACTTATTACCTGGTTGGGAAGTGGCGGTTGCTGATATTTGGTCGCCTATTTTTGAGTAG
- the dapB gene encoding 4-hydroxy-tetrahydrodipicolinate reductase — protein MTNQALIPVIVNGAAGKMGREVIKAVAQAPDMTLLGAIDTTPEHQGKDAGELAGLSEPLEVPITNQLEPMLGYVAGERHLAPGVIVDFTHPDAVYDNIRSAIAYGIRPVVGTTGLSPEQIQQLAEFADKASTGCLIIPNFSIGMVLLQQAAVAASQYFDHVEIIELHHNQKADAPSGTAIQTAQLLGELGKTFNPAIVEETEKIPGARGSLAEEGIRIHSVRLPGLIAHQEVIFGAAGQIYTLRHDTSDRACYMPGVLLAIRKVLPLKSLVYGLEKIL, from the coding sequence ATGACAAATCAAGCTCTGATTCCGGTTATTGTCAACGGTGCTGCTGGCAAAATGGGCCGGGAGGTAATCAAAGCGGTGGCGCAAGCACCTGATATGACTTTATTGGGTGCAATTGATACGACTCCCGAACATCAAGGGAAAGACGCTGGGGAACTGGCGGGTTTAAGCGAACCTTTGGAAGTGCCAATTACTAATCAATTGGAACCGATGCTGGGTTATGTGGCTGGTGAAAGACATCTGGCACCGGGGGTGATAGTAGATTTTACCCATCCTGATGCAGTTTATGACAATATTCGCAGTGCGATCGCCTACGGTATTCGTCCAGTAGTTGGTACCACAGGCTTAAGTCCAGAACAAATTCAACAATTGGCAGAATTTGCCGACAAAGCCAGTACAGGTTGTCTGATTATTCCTAACTTCTCCATTGGGATGGTACTGTTGCAACAAGCCGCCGTCGCCGCATCTCAATATTTTGACCACGTAGAAATTATTGAACTACATCACAACCAAAAAGCTGATGCTCCCAGCGGTACCGCCATTCAAACCGCCCAGTTGTTAGGAGAATTGGGTAAAACTTTTAACCCTGCTATTGTAGAAGAGACGGAGAAAATCCCCGGAGCAAGGGGCAGCCTAGCAGAGGAAGGAATTCGAATTCACAGCGTCCGCTTACCGGGACTGATAGCCCATCAGGAAGTAATTTTTGGCGCAGCGGGTCAAATTTACACCTTACGCCATGATACTAGCGATCGCGCTTGCTATATGCCAGGAGTGCTACTAGCAATTCGCAAAGTCTTACCGCTAAAGTCATTAGTATATGGCTTAGAAAAGATCCTCTAA
- a CDS encoding precorrin-8X methylmutase, producing the protein MEWHVTDAQSLAIIDSEIGDHAFSPAEYEIVRRVIYATADFEYKSLIRFSERALQSGAAALAARTTIVVDIPMVQVGIAYDIQNTFANPVYCSMEALTRPQKEKTRAAWGIETLAKRYPEGIFVVGQAQTALTVLVDLIEAEEIRPALIIATPVGFVNVEAAKGRLQDSLVPHITIDSRKGNAVVAAAIVDGLVDLAWQAYGKDGNGGS; encoded by the coding sequence ATGGAATGGCACGTAACTGATGCTCAAAGCTTGGCAATCATTGATAGTGAAATTGGCGACCATGCCTTTTCACCCGCAGAGTATGAGATTGTCCGGCGGGTAATATACGCCACGGCTGACTTTGAGTATAAGTCTTTAATTCGCTTTTCTGAGCGTGCCTTGCAATCTGGGGCAGCAGCATTAGCGGCGCGTACCACTATTGTGGTAGATATCCCGATGGTACAAGTTGGTATCGCCTACGATATTCAAAACACCTTTGCCAATCCGGTATATTGCAGCATGGAAGCTCTGACCCGTCCCCAAAAAGAAAAAACTCGGGCAGCTTGGGGAATAGAAACCCTAGCCAAGCGTTATCCAGAGGGGATTTTTGTGGTGGGTCAAGCGCAAACTGCACTGACTGTACTGGTGGATTTAATTGAAGCTGAGGAAATTCGACCCGCTTTGATAATTGCCACCCCAGTGGGTTTTGTGAATGTGGAAGCTGCAAAAGGACGGTTGCAAGACTCCTTAGTACCTCACATTACAATTGATAGTCGTAAGGGTAATGCAGTCGTCGCCGCAGCAATCGTTGATGGATTAGTAGACTTAGCTTGGCAAGCTTATGGTAAAGATGGGAATGGGGGGAGTTAG
- a CDS encoding TPM domain-containing protein, whose product MQSCFWRRILVSIAVFFLAGSMWAMHSPSALAYDNPDLLPDTFTPVVDLAKSLPDLQEEQLVQDLAQFEADTGWKLRVLTQYDRTPGRAVIKYWGLDDKSILLVADSRGGNILSFSVGDAVYELLPRTFWIELQTRFGNLYFVREQGEDQAILQALGSVKGCLLKGGCNVVPGLPREQWILTLITSAIGGVICGFAAQPQKEGQVFAWQWALIFSPLWGILFLAFGIGPVVTRTSDWLPLVRNISAFLIGVLVAYLSPVFSRPSSSNES is encoded by the coding sequence ATGCAATCTTGTTTTTGGCGACGAATCTTAGTATCCATTGCAGTATTCTTCTTGGCTGGGTCAATGTGGGCAATGCATTCTCCGTCAGCCCTAGCTTATGACAATCCTGACTTACTACCCGACACCTTCACCCCAGTTGTCGATTTAGCTAAATCGCTCCCCGATCTGCAAGAAGAGCAGCTTGTCCAAGATTTAGCGCAATTTGAAGCCGATACTGGCTGGAAATTGCGAGTATTGACCCAATATGACCGTACCCCAGGTAGGGCAGTCATCAAATATTGGGGTTTAGATGACAAAAGCATTCTCTTAGTTGCAGATTCCCGTGGTGGTAACATCCTCAGTTTCAGCGTTGGCGATGCAGTTTATGAACTTTTACCCCGGACTTTTTGGATCGAACTGCAAACCCGTTTCGGCAATTTGTACTTTGTGCGCGAACAAGGGGAAGACCAAGCAATCCTCCAAGCCTTAGGTTCAGTTAAAGGCTGTTTGCTCAAAGGTGGTTGCAACGTTGTTCCTGGACTACCAAGAGAACAGTGGATACTCACCCTGATTACCTCAGCTATTGGTGGGGTGATTTGTGGATTTGCGGCTCAACCCCAGAAAGAAGGACAAGTTTTTGCTTGGCAATGGGCTTTAATATTCTCGCCTTTATGGGGGATTTTGTTTCTGGCCTTTGGCATTGGGCCAGTAGTGACGCGCACTAGCGACTGGTTACCTCTAGTTCGCAATATCTCCGCTTTCCTCATTGGTGTCTTAGTTGCATACCTGTCTCCTGTTTTCAGTCGGCCTTCTTCTAGTAATGAGTCCTAA